A genomic segment from Tuwongella immobilis encodes:
- a CDS encoding FkbM family methyltransferase translates to MRLQRQMVLPGGFRRGRILVQLRQSEADLLELRSAAHLGEATHQLVDALGVPMLTHVNERDAVISAELAAQGMWEPAETLLIQGLARPGMRVLDIGANVGYFSCLFARLLGPMGQVIAFEPEPENAFLLHANTLLLAQLCPKAAPIETHQLALSDRRGKARLNVFERNLGLHSLVHAGGSRGIEVTVEQLDHLAMGDTPLPAFANRIDLIKADTQGSELALLRGGERLLERDRPVLVLEIEPPMDGAARAIELVRWLDQHHYTRFRVFHANFGDPYAVAQEWLDALDADAVISRIRSHAIRAYGTLVAYPD, encoded by the coding sequence ATGCGGTTGCAGCGACAGATGGTGCTTCCGGGGGGATTTCGGCGTGGGCGTATTTTGGTGCAGCTTCGGCAGAGCGAAGCCGATCTGCTTGAACTCCGGTCGGCGGCTCATCTCGGCGAGGCGACGCATCAATTGGTCGATGCGCTCGGGGTTCCGATGTTGACGCATGTCAATGAACGAGATGCGGTTATCTCGGCAGAATTGGCGGCGCAGGGGATGTGGGAGCCAGCGGAGACGTTGTTGATTCAAGGATTGGCTCGGCCTGGGATGCGTGTGCTCGACATTGGCGCAAACGTGGGCTATTTCTCGTGTTTGTTTGCGCGTTTGCTCGGCCCGATGGGGCAGGTAATCGCGTTTGAGCCAGAGCCGGAAAATGCATTCCTGCTGCATGCGAACACCCTGCTTCTTGCCCAGCTTTGTCCGAAGGCCGCGCCGATTGAAACCCACCAACTTGCACTATCAGATCGCCGTGGCAAAGCTCGGCTCAATGTCTTCGAACGCAATCTGGGGCTGCACAGTCTCGTGCATGCAGGTGGCAGTCGGGGCATTGAGGTGACGGTCGAGCAGTTGGATCATTTGGCGATGGGCGATACACCGCTGCCAGCATTTGCGAATCGAATCGACCTCATCAAAGCCGACACCCAGGGCAGCGAATTGGCGTTGCTCCGAGGTGGTGAACGACTGCTCGAACGGGACCGCCCTGTGTTGGTCCTGGAGATTGAGCCGCCGATGGATGGCGCAGCGAGAGCGATCGAGCTGGTTCGCTGGCTGGATCAGCATCATTACACGCGATTTCGTGTGTTCCATGCCAACTTCGGCGATCCGTATGCGGTGGCTCAGGAATGGTTAGATGCCCTGGATGCCGATGCGGTCATTTCACGCATTCGCAGCCACGCGATTCGTGCCTATGGTACCCTAGTTGCCTATCCCGATTGA
- a CDS encoding glycosyltransferase family 2 protein: MQSRMVLVVGTGRCGFGSMVQLLSRQPNAKISQENPPRLPWVPTAGRNLVATRFERIRRERGPGLLGDAAAFYVPYLEEIIRVEPEIRIIAMTRPREEMIASFNRLLREQNPLPTNHWCIEPPPGWFHDPVWSRCFPQYPMTDLDRCLGRYWDDVDARLRDLAARFPTHVRLFEMGPTLNTPEGQRAVLDFVAIPRDQQTLVPGVRVARPRSDRVVNRRPASHPLDPARCVVLVPYLGYIHPPCETSLRELEKRGYAVRRVGGFSAIDQGRNQMATDALLDGYEETMWIDSDVEFHPDSVDHLRAHGQPMVCGIYPQKGRKALACHVLPGSSKLVFGKGGGLQELLYTGAGFLLVRRVVYQTIQQRLQLAMMNERFGSAMVPWFQSMQYEIDEGTWYLAEDYAFCERARQCGFRVLADTTVRLWHHGSYGYGWEDSGIDKERVGTFTLYFPEMKMAEPGAIKSVTESVSGAEDSPAAEGSGIVQGEVP; encoded by the coding sequence ATGCAATCCCGCATGGTATTGGTCGTGGGCACGGGGCGGTGCGGCTTCGGGTCGATGGTGCAATTGCTGTCGCGTCAGCCGAATGCCAAGATCAGCCAAGAAAATCCACCTCGGCTGCCCTGGGTGCCAACGGCTGGTCGGAACCTGGTCGCAACGCGCTTCGAGCGAATTCGGCGCGAGCGGGGGCCGGGTCTATTAGGCGATGCAGCCGCGTTCTATGTCCCGTATCTGGAAGAAATCATTCGTGTCGAGCCTGAGATTCGCATCATCGCGATGACTCGACCGCGCGAAGAAATGATCGCGAGTTTCAATCGTTTGCTCCGTGAACAGAATCCGTTGCCGACCAATCACTGGTGCATCGAACCGCCACCAGGATGGTTTCATGATCCGGTTTGGAGTCGCTGCTTCCCACAGTATCCGATGACCGATTTGGACCGATGTCTGGGACGTTATTGGGATGATGTCGATGCTCGGCTGCGTGACCTGGCCGCACGGTTTCCAACGCACGTCCGGCTGTTTGAAATGGGGCCGACGCTCAACACACCCGAAGGCCAACGCGCAGTGCTGGACTTTGTCGCCATCCCTCGCGATCAGCAGACACTGGTTCCAGGAGTGCGAGTCGCTCGCCCACGTTCCGACCGCGTCGTCAATCGCCGCCCGGCGAGCCATCCGTTGGATCCTGCCCGTTGTGTTGTGCTCGTGCCTTATCTCGGTTACATTCATCCGCCGTGCGAAACCAGCTTGCGCGAATTGGAGAAACGCGGTTACGCCGTTCGGCGTGTCGGTGGCTTCTCGGCAATCGATCAAGGTCGCAATCAAATGGCGACAGATGCCCTGCTGGACGGCTACGAAGAGACGATGTGGATTGATTCGGATGTTGAATTCCACCCTGACAGCGTCGACCATCTGCGAGCACACGGCCAGCCGATGGTCTGTGGCATCTATCCGCAGAAAGGCCGAAAAGCCCTCGCCTGCCACGTGCTACCCGGATCGAGCAAATTGGTCTTTGGCAAGGGTGGTGGCCTGCAGGAATTGTTGTATACCGGAGCGGGGTTTCTCTTGGTACGTCGGGTGGTTTATCAAACCATTCAACAGCGCCTCCAGCTTGCGATGATGAATGAGCGTTTTGGCAGTGCCATGGTCCCATGGTTCCAATCGATGCAATATGAGATCGACGAAGGCACTTGGTATTTAGCGGAAGATTACGCATTCTGCGAACGAGCGCGTCAATGTGGCTTTCGTGTGCTGGCGGATACGACTGTGCGTTTATGGCATCACGGTAGCTACGGCTACGGCTGGGAAGATTCGGGGATCGATAAAGAACGAGTCGGCACATTCACGCTCTATTTCCCCGAGATGAAGATGGCAGAGCCAGGAGCGATAAAGTCCGTCACCGAAAGCGTGAGCGGAGCGGAAGACAGCCCAGCGGCGGAGGGGAGCGGAATTGTGCAGGGGGAGGTACCGTAG
- a CDS encoding polymorphic toxin-type HINT domain-containing protein produces the protein MVDGGFVAGTPLLIPGGSKAIEQFVPGDAILSRDETDINGPINVQIVEAVFERSAIIFELRVAGQLIETTAEHPFWVVGRGWTPVWELSIGDALTTITGESVSVEGVHETDRRDTVYNLRVAEFHTDVVGC, from the coding sequence GTGGTTGACGGGGGCTTTGTTGCAGGAACGCCGCTACTCATTCCAGGTGGGTCGAAAGCGATCGAGCAGTTCGTTCCAGGAGATGCGATTCTCAGCCGAGACGAAACCGACATCAACGGCCCGATCAACGTCCAGATTGTGGAAGCGGTATTCGAGCGATCGGCCATCATCTTCGAACTTCGAGTGGCAGGTCAACTGATTGAGACCACCGCCGAGCATCCGTTCTGGGTCGTTGGGCGTGGCTGGACGCCGGTCTGGGAGTTGTCGATCGGTGATGCGCTGACGACAATCACCGGAGAATCGGTATCCGTCGAGGGCGTTCACGAAACCGATCGGCGGGATACGGTCTATAATCTTCGCGTCGCAGAATTCCACACCGACGTAGTCGGCTGCTAG
- a CDS encoding polymorphic toxin-type HINT domain-containing protein: protein MAGQLIETTAEHPFWVVGRGWTPVWDLSIGDALMTITGESVSVEGVHETDRRQTVYNLRVAEDHTDVVGCDEWGFSVWAHNAEYVHAHRGNGKWGVKNKETGEWVKDGENVKLHSKDEAVKEAQRLTKLANHPVSSKLRDVTLDAGIAHAEVKHLSGDGPLSLKTLDPGGTREKWLKHITELAESGTGGTLKQLPTGETLELIAPMALESGGQINVGVTLFRKSGDTQWRLNTILTRQ from the coding sequence GTGGCAGGTCAACTCATTGAGACAACCGCCGAGCATCCATTCTGGGTCGTTGGCCGTGGCTGGACGCCAGTCTGGGATTTGTCGATCGGCGATGCGCTGATGACAATCACCGGAGAATCGGTATCCGTCGAGGGCGTTCACGAAACCGATCGGCGGCAAACGGTCTATAATCTGAGGGTTGCGGAGGATCATACCGACGTAGTCGGCTGTGACGAGTGGGGGTTCAGCGTCTGGGCGCACAATGCGGAGTATGTCCACGCTCACCGTGGCAATGGCAAATGGGGCGTCAAGAACAAAGAGACAGGGGAATGGGTCAAGGACGGTGAGAACGTAAAACTGCACTCAAAAGACGAGGCGGTCAAGGAAGCACAGCGTCTCACCAAACTCGCGAACCACCCCGTTTCAAGCAAGCTTCGTGATGTTACCTTGGATGCGGGGATTGCTCACGCAGAAGTCAAGCATTTGTCAGGTGATGGACCGCTCAGCTTGAAAACACTCGACCCAGGAGGCACACGAGAGAAGTGGCTGAAACACATCACCGAACTCGCTGAGAGTGGCACTGGTGGCACTCTCAAACAGTTGCCCACCGGAGAAACGCTTGAGTTAATTGCCCCGATGGCACTTGAGAGCGGTGGTCAGATCAACGTCGGAGTCACCTTGTTCCGTAAATCGGGCGACACGCAATGGCGGCTTAACACGATACTCACAAGGCAATAA
- a CDS encoding polymorphic toxin-type HINT domain-containing protein produces the protein MTPDNGGAGSGSGSASGSGSGSSGTSGEIGYYPIGLPLIIGQTPDDNGTSAIQSRLEELAEERRRSLLGRWFGLRNPSSPESQEEVNLRNLLDLSKESNDWRYNPATKQFDAIITTNLPKIPAEYAGVLSEIERRLQNTAAGYDQYDDTAKNLIVQYRRVLEQIKLDQAQKLDELKASKKLSEDADFKAAMRKAAIQYQSDLRIRFEEMIAGLPQAQQVELRNRFSFLSANLDNPNDPAFKYFRLSMTIDASGEGVFAFRPTALLVQIQMMQGYYLGGLYYTTDNDPNNGTLYPSDKMTLPLTGLESLMMLYQYGTQDATIEWKSHWNRDTGIFARHKHMPIGLQPTGDELLIASFGTAGIAKSIMGGTLRQVFKASTFDLLTNLAFQQLDEKLQKAGVPPEMTPWVSLGLAIVTGKAVQRLQKPKASEPHAVGPVEAPKVPPTQPPRYSLQMVGPSCFVAGTPLLIPGGSKAIEQFVPGDAILSRDETDINGPINVQIVEAVFERSAIIFELRVAGQLIETTTEHPFWVVGRGWTPVWELTNGDALTTMSGESVSVEGVHETDRRQTVYNLRVSDYHTYFVGCDEWGFSVWVHNTCFEVRWDASLRRYALYDTTTNARVTYPTGHALAGKPIAGTDAAMVEALATNQGLRNINIAPRVAPEGVVLTERPYSPTDVRIESQVPSRQGQLAVTHRYTNPGHHDPSGRGLVHRYDPSRAQLPPNHVELFEQAIPVSDGSGSVVYWAIETTPSGRVYHRFQPDSTGTVYHWSGSTDGVTASGRRRVIDVGDVPGSVRNRK, from the coding sequence GTGACGCCAGACAACGGCGGAGCCGGAAGCGGATCGGGGAGTGCGAGCGGAAGCGGTTCGGGATCGAGTGGAACGAGCGGAGAGATCGGCTATTACCCGATTGGTTTGCCCTTAATCATCGGACAAACACCGGACGACAATGGTACATCTGCCATTCAATCGCGACTTGAGGAACTCGCGGAGGAACGACGGCGATCGTTGCTTGGGCGATGGTTCGGGCTTCGGAATCCAAGTAGCCCGGAGTCTCAAGAAGAAGTGAATCTCAGAAATCTTTTGGATCTTTCCAAAGAATCCAATGATTGGCGATACAATCCAGCGACCAAGCAGTTTGATGCGATCATCACGACCAATTTGCCTAAAATCCCCGCTGAATATGCAGGAGTTTTATCAGAAATCGAACGTCGGCTGCAAAATACAGCCGCTGGATATGATCAGTATGACGACACAGCCAAAAATCTGATTGTGCAATATCGTCGAGTGTTGGAGCAGATTAAACTCGATCAAGCTCAAAAACTGGATGAATTAAAAGCGTCTAAGAAACTGAGCGAAGATGCTGATTTTAAAGCCGCCATGCGAAAGGCGGCAATCCAATACCAAAGTGACTTACGAATTCGATTTGAAGAAATGATTGCGGGCTTGCCTCAAGCTCAACAGGTTGAACTTCGCAATCGCTTTAGCTTTCTCTCAGCGAATCTCGATAATCCCAATGACCCAGCATTCAAGTACTTTCGTCTCTCGATGACGATCGATGCGAGTGGTGAAGGGGTCTTCGCCTTTCGTCCTACAGCATTGCTTGTTCAGATTCAAATGATGCAAGGTTACTATCTGGGTGGCCTCTATTATACAACGGACAACGATCCCAACAACGGAACCCTGTATCCATCCGATAAGATGACGCTTCCATTGACTGGATTAGAGTCATTGATGATGCTGTACCAATATGGTACACAGGACGCCACGATTGAATGGAAATCGCATTGGAATCGAGATACCGGAATATTTGCAAGGCATAAGCATATGCCGATTGGTTTGCAACCGACGGGCGACGAACTATTGATCGCATCCTTTGGCACTGCAGGCATTGCCAAAAGCATCATGGGTGGCACACTCCGACAGGTCTTCAAAGCATCGACCTTCGACCTGTTAACCAACCTCGCATTTCAGCAACTGGATGAAAAGTTGCAGAAAGCTGGTGTCCCACCGGAGATGACTCCGTGGGTCTCTCTCGGTCTTGCGATTGTGACGGGGAAAGCAGTTCAGAGACTGCAAAAACCAAAAGCAAGCGAACCTCATGCGGTTGGTCCTGTGGAGGCTCCGAAGGTTCCGCCAACACAGCCACCTCGATATTCACTTCAAATGGTAGGCCCGAGCTGTTTTGTTGCAGGAACGCCGCTGCTCATTCCAGGTGGGTCGAAAGCGATTGAGCAGTTCGTTCCAGGAGATGCGATTCTCAGCCGAGACGAAACCGACATCAACGGCCCGATCAACGTCCAGATTGTGGAAGCGGTGTTCGAACGCTCGGCCATCATCTTCGAACTTCGAGTGGCAGGTCAACTGATTGAGACCACCACCGAGCATCCGTTCTGGGTCGTTGGGCGAGGCTGGACGCCGGTCTGGGAATTGACGAATGGTGATGCGCTGACGACAATGAGCGGAGAATCGGTATCCGTCGAGGGCGTTCACGAGACTGATCGGCGGCAAACGGTCTATAATCTGCGGGTCAGCGACTACCACACCTACTTCGTCGGCTGCGACGAGTGGGGGTTCAGCGTCTGGGTCCATAACACCTGCTTCGAGGTTCGCTGGGACGCCAGCCTGCGGCGATATGCCTTGTACGACACGACTACGAACGCAAGAGTCACCTACCCCACAGGACATGCGTTGGCTGGGAAGCCGATAGCAGGCACGGACGCTGCCATGGTTGAGGCACTCGCGACAAATCAGGGCTTGCGAAACATCAACATCGCGCCCCGGGTGGCTCCAGAAGGTGTCGTCCTGACCGAGCGTCCCTACTCACCCACCGATGTCCGGATCGAATCGCAAGTTCCATCGCGGCAAGGCCAGCTGGCTGTCACACACCGATATACCAATCCAGGCCATCACGATCCGAGCGGCAGGGGACTTGTCCATCGCTACGATCCGAGCCGCGCGCAGCTACCACCCAACCACGTTGAACTCTTCGAGCAGGCTATTCCCGTTAGCGATGGGAGCGGGTCAGTCGTATACTGGGCGATTGAAACAACTCCATCTGGGCGTGTCTACCACCGCTTCCAGCCGGATAGCACGGGGACCGTGTATCACTGGTCTGGTTCGACGGATGGCGTTACCGCCTCTGGGAGGAGGCGGGTGATCGACGTGGGTGACGTTCCAGGCAGCGTTCGGAACAGGAAGTAA
- a CDS encoding toxin-antitoxin system YwqK family antitoxin, producing the protein MTIDEDDLDLDEDVCLYQGQPFTGIVQALHPNGVIKRESPYLDGFAHGVCREWHSNGQLQREWVAIRGRIDGMETMWHENGQVKSVAIYLKGAELEYDEWNDAGLLVTHRELDRQSELWKYANNSNR; encoded by the coding sequence ATGACCATTGACGAAGATGATCTGGATCTGGACGAAGATGTCTGTCTGTACCAAGGGCAGCCATTTACCGGAATAGTTCAGGCTTTACATCCAAACGGCGTGATAAAAAGGGAGTCGCCATACCTCGACGGTTTCGCTCATGGAGTGTGCAGGGAGTGGCACAGTAACGGACAGTTGCAACGCGAATGGGTTGCGATTCGTGGGCGCATCGATGGCATGGAAACGATGTGGCATGAAAACGGCCAAGTGAAATCCGTCGCCATATACTTGAAGGGGGCTGAACTGGAATACGACGAATGGAACGACGCGGGGTTGCTTGTCACCCACCGAGAGCTTGATCGGCAGTCCGAGTTGTGGAAGTACGCAAACAACTCGAACCGATAG